The following are encoded together in the Salvia hispanica cultivar TCC Black 2014 chromosome 6, UniMelb_Shisp_WGS_1.0, whole genome shotgun sequence genome:
- the LOC125191787 gene encoding acetylajmalan esterase-like gives MAFKVIFGVLVIFCLVFSAGAYRNVLGYCHFNQIYQLGDSMSDAGNLIREYPVGASTNFARLPYGQTFFEEATGRCSNGLLMIDYIAMAVGLPLLPPYKHMGTRLEKGVNFAVAGSTALSSEALAAHNVTNPVTNSSLGVQLDWMESYFNSTSLDEIDRFKKLRSALFMVGEIGGNDYNYAIFQRKQMEELKSMVPQVVEAIINGTKRAIEMGAVRLVVPGNFPIGCLPIYKTTFQGAPLNEQNCVTELNEFAEYHNKLLQEAILKLKQENPNIVIVYGDYYNAYQDLLRKGKERGYEVEKACCGIGGKYNFDLQRMCGGANVSVCEDADRHLSWDGVHMTQQSYKHMAAWLIPRFFAQLACF, from the exons ATGGCATTTAAAGTTATATTCGGTGTTTtggttattttttgtttggttttttctGCTGGTGCTTATCGTAACGTTTTGGGATACTGTCACTTTAATCAAATATATCAACTTGGCGACTCGATGAGCGATGCAGGAAATTTGATTAGAGAGTACCCGGTCGGGGCCTCCACAAATTTCGCGCGATTGCCGTACGGCCAAACCTTCTTTGAGGAAGCTACAGGGCGATGCTCCAATGGCCTTTTAATGATTGATTATATTG CAATGGCTGTTGGGCTTCCTTTGCTCCCACCGTACAAACACATGGGGACTCGGCTTGAGAAAGGAGTCAACTTTGCCGTGGCTGGTTCGACCGCATTGTCGTCTGAGGCGTTGGCTGCTCATAACGTAACGAATCCGGTGACAAATAGTTCACTTGGCGTTCAATTGGATTGGATGGAATCCTACTTCAATTCCACCAGCCTTGATGAGATAG ATCGTTTCAAGAAACTCCGAAGTGCTCTGTTCATGGTGGGAGAAATCGGTGGGAATGATTACAACTACGCAATCTTTCAAAGGAAACAAATGGAGGAATTGAAGAGCATGGTTCCTCAAGTGGTTGAAGCCATAATTAATGGAACTAAG AGAGCCATAGAGATGGGGGCAGTAAGATTGGTTGTTCCCGGAAACTTTCCGATCGGTTGCCTTCCGATATACAAAACAACATTCCAAGGCGCACCCCTTAACGAACAAAATTGCGTGACGGAGCTGAATGAATTTGCAGAGTACCACAACAAGCTTCTGCAAGAAGCCATCCTCAAACTCAAACAAGAGAATCCTAATATTGTCATAGTCTACGGCGACTATTACAATGCTTACCAAGATCTCCTCCGAAAGGGAAAAGAGAGAGGATATGAGGTCGAGAAGGCTTGCTGCGGAATAGGAGGGAAATACAACTTTGATCTGCAAAGAATGTGTGGAGGAGCCAATGTCAGCGTGTGTGAAGATGCTGATCGACATCTAAGTTGGGACGGCGTCCACATGACTCAGCAAAGCTACAAACACATGGCCGCATGGTTGATACCACGCTTCTTTGCTCAACTCGCCTGCTTCTGA
- the LOC125191785 gene encoding protein unc-13 homolog isoform X1: protein MEFSNDLLRRYRDDRRKLLEFLLSSGLIKEITAAADIEFDHLSADYVLECIQSGGVLDVSQATRRYHEESSHPIAMHLQSGDVFYLLSGTESAGSPPRRVAPSIPLNRKANESDFVERNNFPGPTYPAAERSYISSQEAGNNYQENTIPCAKSLDNKLTHSVGLPNLRTEIPVLSKLMHSFRICEGLRDDDLRETAYEVFLACMLFSGLEIQTTEGRKREKSSKFLSGLKNRKEKRHMESAPIESHLKVLDTIRLQMQISEAADAFIRRRLTQFVMGKVCTQIDVPQLSLVLLTGLLRSDFPSEKSYLHWKSRQVNIFEELVRSDHMKAEKEMIEESLAKIKNSKEWDMKMSSSQRRDVLLTLRQVALAFSSIPGRFGIEGETYYWTSGYHLNIRLYEKLLFGLFDVLEESQIIEEAEEILKLVKLTWSMLGITERLHHTLFAWVLFQQFVTTEEAILLDHAIREVKHVLSADLKDDKEVSYMRSLTCPTVGIECETRFDLLQSIFFSISLWCNSKLQDYHLYFSQKSSFFERVLTMGLSTGTQDFIPQRNPQSTGYFLPNDVVTQKIRVYIEKTQYAACRRAIDFATGSMNGKMHPLAILASELKQIAEKDLSIFSPILRRWYPGCAMISAKMLHQLYGERLKPFMKDITSITEDVRKVLPAAYGLECYLIELYSSACEENNSHHSRGFERYQIAEISKPFILDWVVAQYERILEWTGRAFDLEDWEPLSAQQKHAASAVEVFRIIEDTVDQFFQWSLPMDITHLQALLSIIFHSLDTYLSNVISQLVEKQKLYPSTPPLTRYKEATFPIIKRKVAESSIIDHEIYKELDELTSSKLCIRLNTYRYIQKQVAILEEGIRKSWESVASNRKDRYSTERTPGTLEPTDLNGESVSELFVATLDCIRDSAAQGIQKTSEFLGAKVVFWDMRDSFLSYLYYGGVEGNRIEAVLPQFDKVLNDVCSVIDDTIRDLVVSNIWKASLEGFMWVLLDGGPSRAFSDSDTVLIEEDFNMLKELFIADGEGLPRSLVEEEAKFYRQVLSLFSLQTQSLIKMLISSSQNMSAGVNSYKKGQRYVGDTHTLLRVLCHKKDKEASKFLKKHYRFPASSEYDETAVESSSFGSPFVADILKRGASFSWSEKSHSSFRSITKRFQQVSWK, encoded by the exons ATGGAGTTCTCGAACGATCTGCTGCGGCGCTATCGCGACGATCGCCGCAAGCTGCTGGAGTTCCTCCTCTCGTCTGGCCTCATCAAGGAAATCACCGCGGCGGCGGACATCGAATTCGATCATCTCAGCGCTGATTACGTTCTCGAATGCATCCAGTCCG GTGGCGTGCTTGATGTTTCTCAAGCAACAAGGAGGTATCATGAGGAGTCTTCACATCCAATAGCG atGCATTTGCAATCAGGAGATGTTTTTTACCTCCTCTCGGGAACAGAATCAGCTGGATCTCCACCTCGTCGTGTTGCACCGTCAATCCCCCTGAACCGGAAAGCAAACGAAAGTGACTTTGTTGAAAGGAACAATTTTCCTGGGCCTACCTATCCAGCTGCAGAAAGATCATATATCTCCAGTCAGGAGGCTGGGAATAATTATCAAGAAAATACTATCCCATGTGCAAAATCATTGGATAATAAACTTACCCATTCAGTAGGATTACCAAATCTAAGAACAG AAATTCCAGTTTTGAGTAAACTGATGCACAGTTTTAGGATTTGTGAAGGTTTACGGGATGATGACTTGCGGGAAACTGCTTATGAAGTGTTTCTTGCATGTATGCTTTTTTCCGG GTTAGAAATTCAGACAACTGAGGgtagaaagagagaaaaaagttctAAGTTCCTTTCTGGGttaaaaaataggaaagagaAACGGCATATGGAATCGGCACCTATTGAAAGTCATTTGAAGGTCCTTGACACAATTCGCTTACAAATGCAG ATATCTGAAGCTGCAGATGCTTTTATTAGGCGGAGATTGACACAGTTTGTGATGGGGAAAGTTTGCACTCAAATCGATGTTCCACAGTTGTCCTTGGTTCTCTTGACTGGTTTATTAAGATCTGATTTTCCAAGCGAGAAATCATACCTCCATTGGAAGAGCAGACAA gttaatatttttgaagaacTAGTTCGTTCTGATCATATGAAGGCTGAAAAAGAGATGATCGAGGAGTCacttgcaaaaataaaaaattcaaag GAATGGGATATGAAGATGTCCTCTTCACAACGGAGGGATGTTCTTTTAACTCTTCGACAAGTTGCTTTGGCATTCTCATCCATACCTGGGCGCTTTGGAATAGAGGGTGAAACATACTACTGGACCAGTGGTTATCATTTGAACATTAGACTCTATGAGAAACTGCTTTTCGGTCTATTTGATGTTTTGGAAGAAAGTCAGATTATAGAG GAAGCAGAAGAGATCTTGAAACTGGTCAAATTAACTTGGTCAATGTTGGGCATTACAGAGAGACTGCATCACACATTATTTGCTTGGGTGCTTTTTCAACAG TTTGTCACAACTGAAGAGGCAATACTATTGGACCATGCTATTCGCGAAGTGAAGCATGTTTTATCTGCTGACCTCAAGGATGACAAAGAAGTGTCCTACATGAGAAGCTTAACGTGCCCAACCGTTGGCATTGAGTGCGAAACTAGATTTGATTTGCTGCAGTccatatttttctcaattagtTTGTGGTGCAACAGTAAATTGCAGGATTATCATCTATATTTCAGTCAG AAATCTTCGTTCTTTGAGAGGGTGTTGACAATGGGGTTATCCACTGGGACTCAAGATTTTATTCCACAGAGAAATCCCCAG TCTACAGGATATTTCCTTCCTAATGATGTTGTTACTCAAAAGATAAGAGTATACATTGAGAAAACTCAATATGCTGCCTGCAGGAGG GCTATTGATTTTGCTACTGGCTCTATGAATGGTAAGATGCATCCTCTGGCTATTCTTGCAAGTGAACTCAAACAAATTGCAGAGAAGGATCTATCCATATTCAGCCCCATCTTGCGTCGTTGGTATCCTGGATGTGCCATGATCTCAGCCAAGATGTTACACCAACTTTATGGTGAAAGACTG AAACCCTTTATGAAGGATATTACAAGCATCACTGAGGATGTCAGGAAAGTGCTTCCCGCAGCTTATGGTCTTGAGTGTTACCTTATTGAACTCTATTCTTCAGCTTGTGAAGAAAACAATTCACACCATAGCAGAGGATTTGAGCGTTATCAG ATTGCTGAAATTTCAAAGCCTTTCATTCTGGATTGGGTAGTTGCACAATATGAAAGAATTCTGGAATGGACTGGGCGTGCTTTTGATCTTGAG GACTGGGAACCTCTATCAGCTCAGCAAAAGCATGCAGCTTCAGCAGTTGAAGTGTTTAGAATCATAGAGGAT ACAGTAGATCAATTTTTTCAGTGGAGCCTCCCAATGGACATAACTCATTTACAAGCTCTATTATCGATAATTTTCCACAGCCTGGATACTTATTTGTCGAATGTAATTAGCCAATTAG TTGAGAAGCAAAAGTTGTACCCTTCTACTCCTCCACTGACTCGCTACAAGGAAGCAACATTTCCTATTATCAAGAGAAAGGTGGCTGAGAGTTCAATTATTGATcatgaaatatataaagagTTGGATGAGCTGACTTCTTCCAAGCTATGTATCAGATTAAATACTTATCGA TATATTCAAAAACAAGTTGCGATACTTGAAGAAGGCATTAGGAAGTCGTGGGAATCTGTCGCATCAAACAGAAAAGACAGATATT CAACAGAGAGAACTCCTGGAACTTTGGAGCCAACAGATTTAAATGGTGAATCAGTTTCTGAGCTTTTTGTTGCCACTTTGGATTGCATCAGGGATTCTGCAGCTCAGGGTATTCAGAAGACTAGCGAATTTTTAG GTGCCAAAGTTGTATTCTGGGATATGAGAGATTCATTCTTGTCTTATCTATATTATGGGGGCGTCGAAGGAAACCGCATAGAAGCTGTACTGCCTCAATTTGATAAA GTCCTGAATGATGTATGCAGTGTGATTGACGATACAATCAGGGACCTTGTAGTGTCAAACATTTGGAAGGCATCATTG GAAGGTTTTATGTGGGTTTTACTTGATGGAGGCCCTTCACGTGCATTTTCTGATTCTGATACTGTATTGATTGAAGAAGACTTTAATATGCTAAAG GAGTTGTTTATTGCTGATGGAGAAGGCCTCCCTCGTTCATTGGTTGAAGAGGAAGCAAAATTTTATCGTCAAGTTCTTAGCCTGTTTTCCCTTCAG ACTCAATCCTTGATCAAGATGCTAATATCATCCAGTCAAAACATGTCAGCCGGTGTGAATAGTTATAAAAAGGGTCAAAGATATGTTGGGGATACTCATACTTTGCTTCGAGTATTGTGCCACAAGAAGGATAAGGAAGCTTCAAAGTTCCTGAAAAAGCATTATCGGTTTCCTGCCTCTTCTG AATATGATGAGACTGCAGTGGAGAGTTCCAGTTTCGGTTCCCCTTTTGTTGCAGACATCTTGAAACGCGGTGCCTCCTTCAGTTGGTCTGAGAAAAGCCATAGCAGCTTCAGGTCCATAACGAAGAGATTTCAACAAGTGTCGTGGAAATAA
- the LOC125191785 gene encoding protein unc-13 homolog isoform X2: MEFSNDLLRRYRDDRRKLLEFLLSSGLIKEITAAADIEFDHLSADYVLECIQSGGVLDVSQATRRYHEESSHPIAMHLQSGDVFYLLSGTESAGSPPRRVAPSIPLNRKANESDFVERNNFPGPTYPAAERSYISSQEAGNNYQENTIPCAKSLDNKLTHSVGLPNLRTGLRDDDLRETAYEVFLACMLFSGLEIQTTEGRKREKSSKFLSGLKNRKEKRHMESAPIESHLKVLDTIRLQMQISEAADAFIRRRLTQFVMGKVCTQIDVPQLSLVLLTGLLRSDFPSEKSYLHWKSRQVNIFEELVRSDHMKAEKEMIEESLAKIKNSKEWDMKMSSSQRRDVLLTLRQVALAFSSIPGRFGIEGETYYWTSGYHLNIRLYEKLLFGLFDVLEESQIIEEAEEILKLVKLTWSMLGITERLHHTLFAWVLFQQFVTTEEAILLDHAIREVKHVLSADLKDDKEVSYMRSLTCPTVGIECETRFDLLQSIFFSISLWCNSKLQDYHLYFSQKSSFFERVLTMGLSTGTQDFIPQRNPQSTGYFLPNDVVTQKIRVYIEKTQYAACRRAIDFATGSMNGKMHPLAILASELKQIAEKDLSIFSPILRRWYPGCAMISAKMLHQLYGERLKPFMKDITSITEDVRKVLPAAYGLECYLIELYSSACEENNSHHSRGFERYQIAEISKPFILDWVVAQYERILEWTGRAFDLEDWEPLSAQQKHAASAVEVFRIIEDTVDQFFQWSLPMDITHLQALLSIIFHSLDTYLSNVISQLVEKQKLYPSTPPLTRYKEATFPIIKRKVAESSIIDHEIYKELDELTSSKLCIRLNTYRYIQKQVAILEEGIRKSWESVASNRKDRYSTERTPGTLEPTDLNGESVSELFVATLDCIRDSAAQGIQKTSEFLGAKVVFWDMRDSFLSYLYYGGVEGNRIEAVLPQFDKVLNDVCSVIDDTIRDLVVSNIWKASLEGFMWVLLDGGPSRAFSDSDTVLIEEDFNMLKELFIADGEGLPRSLVEEEAKFYRQVLSLFSLQTQSLIKMLISSSQNMSAGVNSYKKGQRYVGDTHTLLRVLCHKKDKEASKFLKKHYRFPASSEYDETAVESSSFGSPFVADILKRGASFSWSEKSHSSFRSITKRFQQVSWK; this comes from the exons ATGGAGTTCTCGAACGATCTGCTGCGGCGCTATCGCGACGATCGCCGCAAGCTGCTGGAGTTCCTCCTCTCGTCTGGCCTCATCAAGGAAATCACCGCGGCGGCGGACATCGAATTCGATCATCTCAGCGCTGATTACGTTCTCGAATGCATCCAGTCCG GTGGCGTGCTTGATGTTTCTCAAGCAACAAGGAGGTATCATGAGGAGTCTTCACATCCAATAGCG atGCATTTGCAATCAGGAGATGTTTTTTACCTCCTCTCGGGAACAGAATCAGCTGGATCTCCACCTCGTCGTGTTGCACCGTCAATCCCCCTGAACCGGAAAGCAAACGAAAGTGACTTTGTTGAAAGGAACAATTTTCCTGGGCCTACCTATCCAGCTGCAGAAAGATCATATATCTCCAGTCAGGAGGCTGGGAATAATTATCAAGAAAATACTATCCCATGTGCAAAATCATTGGATAATAAACTTACCCATTCAGTAGGATTACCAAATCTAAGAACAG GTTTACGGGATGATGACTTGCGGGAAACTGCTTATGAAGTGTTTCTTGCATGTATGCTTTTTTCCGG GTTAGAAATTCAGACAACTGAGGgtagaaagagagaaaaaagttctAAGTTCCTTTCTGGGttaaaaaataggaaagagaAACGGCATATGGAATCGGCACCTATTGAAAGTCATTTGAAGGTCCTTGACACAATTCGCTTACAAATGCAG ATATCTGAAGCTGCAGATGCTTTTATTAGGCGGAGATTGACACAGTTTGTGATGGGGAAAGTTTGCACTCAAATCGATGTTCCACAGTTGTCCTTGGTTCTCTTGACTGGTTTATTAAGATCTGATTTTCCAAGCGAGAAATCATACCTCCATTGGAAGAGCAGACAA gttaatatttttgaagaacTAGTTCGTTCTGATCATATGAAGGCTGAAAAAGAGATGATCGAGGAGTCacttgcaaaaataaaaaattcaaag GAATGGGATATGAAGATGTCCTCTTCACAACGGAGGGATGTTCTTTTAACTCTTCGACAAGTTGCTTTGGCATTCTCATCCATACCTGGGCGCTTTGGAATAGAGGGTGAAACATACTACTGGACCAGTGGTTATCATTTGAACATTAGACTCTATGAGAAACTGCTTTTCGGTCTATTTGATGTTTTGGAAGAAAGTCAGATTATAGAG GAAGCAGAAGAGATCTTGAAACTGGTCAAATTAACTTGGTCAATGTTGGGCATTACAGAGAGACTGCATCACACATTATTTGCTTGGGTGCTTTTTCAACAG TTTGTCACAACTGAAGAGGCAATACTATTGGACCATGCTATTCGCGAAGTGAAGCATGTTTTATCTGCTGACCTCAAGGATGACAAAGAAGTGTCCTACATGAGAAGCTTAACGTGCCCAACCGTTGGCATTGAGTGCGAAACTAGATTTGATTTGCTGCAGTccatatttttctcaattagtTTGTGGTGCAACAGTAAATTGCAGGATTATCATCTATATTTCAGTCAG AAATCTTCGTTCTTTGAGAGGGTGTTGACAATGGGGTTATCCACTGGGACTCAAGATTTTATTCCACAGAGAAATCCCCAG TCTACAGGATATTTCCTTCCTAATGATGTTGTTACTCAAAAGATAAGAGTATACATTGAGAAAACTCAATATGCTGCCTGCAGGAGG GCTATTGATTTTGCTACTGGCTCTATGAATGGTAAGATGCATCCTCTGGCTATTCTTGCAAGTGAACTCAAACAAATTGCAGAGAAGGATCTATCCATATTCAGCCCCATCTTGCGTCGTTGGTATCCTGGATGTGCCATGATCTCAGCCAAGATGTTACACCAACTTTATGGTGAAAGACTG AAACCCTTTATGAAGGATATTACAAGCATCACTGAGGATGTCAGGAAAGTGCTTCCCGCAGCTTATGGTCTTGAGTGTTACCTTATTGAACTCTATTCTTCAGCTTGTGAAGAAAACAATTCACACCATAGCAGAGGATTTGAGCGTTATCAG ATTGCTGAAATTTCAAAGCCTTTCATTCTGGATTGGGTAGTTGCACAATATGAAAGAATTCTGGAATGGACTGGGCGTGCTTTTGATCTTGAG GACTGGGAACCTCTATCAGCTCAGCAAAAGCATGCAGCTTCAGCAGTTGAAGTGTTTAGAATCATAGAGGAT ACAGTAGATCAATTTTTTCAGTGGAGCCTCCCAATGGACATAACTCATTTACAAGCTCTATTATCGATAATTTTCCACAGCCTGGATACTTATTTGTCGAATGTAATTAGCCAATTAG TTGAGAAGCAAAAGTTGTACCCTTCTACTCCTCCACTGACTCGCTACAAGGAAGCAACATTTCCTATTATCAAGAGAAAGGTGGCTGAGAGTTCAATTATTGATcatgaaatatataaagagTTGGATGAGCTGACTTCTTCCAAGCTATGTATCAGATTAAATACTTATCGA TATATTCAAAAACAAGTTGCGATACTTGAAGAAGGCATTAGGAAGTCGTGGGAATCTGTCGCATCAAACAGAAAAGACAGATATT CAACAGAGAGAACTCCTGGAACTTTGGAGCCAACAGATTTAAATGGTGAATCAGTTTCTGAGCTTTTTGTTGCCACTTTGGATTGCATCAGGGATTCTGCAGCTCAGGGTATTCAGAAGACTAGCGAATTTTTAG GTGCCAAAGTTGTATTCTGGGATATGAGAGATTCATTCTTGTCTTATCTATATTATGGGGGCGTCGAAGGAAACCGCATAGAAGCTGTACTGCCTCAATTTGATAAA GTCCTGAATGATGTATGCAGTGTGATTGACGATACAATCAGGGACCTTGTAGTGTCAAACATTTGGAAGGCATCATTG GAAGGTTTTATGTGGGTTTTACTTGATGGAGGCCCTTCACGTGCATTTTCTGATTCTGATACTGTATTGATTGAAGAAGACTTTAATATGCTAAAG GAGTTGTTTATTGCTGATGGAGAAGGCCTCCCTCGTTCATTGGTTGAAGAGGAAGCAAAATTTTATCGTCAAGTTCTTAGCCTGTTTTCCCTTCAG ACTCAATCCTTGATCAAGATGCTAATATCATCCAGTCAAAACATGTCAGCCGGTGTGAATAGTTATAAAAAGGGTCAAAGATATGTTGGGGATACTCATACTTTGCTTCGAGTATTGTGCCACAAGAAGGATAAGGAAGCTTCAAAGTTCCTGAAAAAGCATTATCGGTTTCCTGCCTCTTCTG AATATGATGAGACTGCAGTGGAGAGTTCCAGTTTCGGTTCCCCTTTTGTTGCAGACATCTTGAAACGCGGTGCCTCCTTCAGTTGGTCTGAGAAAAGCCATAGCAGCTTCAGGTCCATAACGAAGAGATTTCAACAAGTGTCGTGGAAATAA
- the LOC125191785 gene encoding protein unc-13 homolog isoform X3 codes for MLFSGLEIQTTEGRKREKSSKFLSGLKNRKEKRHMESAPIESHLKVLDTIRLQMQISEAADAFIRRRLTQFVMGKVCTQIDVPQLSLVLLTGLLRSDFPSEKSYLHWKSRQVNIFEELVRSDHMKAEKEMIEESLAKIKNSKEWDMKMSSSQRRDVLLTLRQVALAFSSIPGRFGIEGETYYWTSGYHLNIRLYEKLLFGLFDVLEESQIIEEAEEILKLVKLTWSMLGITERLHHTLFAWVLFQQFVTTEEAILLDHAIREVKHVLSADLKDDKEVSYMRSLTCPTVGIECETRFDLLQSIFFSISLWCNSKLQDYHLYFSQKSSFFERVLTMGLSTGTQDFIPQRNPQSTGYFLPNDVVTQKIRVYIEKTQYAACRRAIDFATGSMNGKMHPLAILASELKQIAEKDLSIFSPILRRWYPGCAMISAKMLHQLYGERLKPFMKDITSITEDVRKVLPAAYGLECYLIELYSSACEENNSHHSRGFERYQIAEISKPFILDWVVAQYERILEWTGRAFDLEDWEPLSAQQKHAASAVEVFRIIEDTVDQFFQWSLPMDITHLQALLSIIFHSLDTYLSNVISQLVEKQKLYPSTPPLTRYKEATFPIIKRKVAESSIIDHEIYKELDELTSSKLCIRLNTYRYIQKQVAILEEGIRKSWESVASNRKDRYSTERTPGTLEPTDLNGESVSELFVATLDCIRDSAAQGIQKTSEFLGAKVVFWDMRDSFLSYLYYGGVEGNRIEAVLPQFDKVLNDVCSVIDDTIRDLVVSNIWKASLEGFMWVLLDGGPSRAFSDSDTVLIEEDFNMLKELFIADGEGLPRSLVEEEAKFYRQVLSLFSLQTQSLIKMLISSSQNMSAGVNSYKKGQRYVGDTHTLLRVLCHKKDKEASKFLKKHYRFPASSEYDETAVESSSFGSPFVADILKRGASFSWSEKSHSSFRSITKRFQQVSWK; via the exons ATGCTTTTTTCCGG GTTAGAAATTCAGACAACTGAGGgtagaaagagagaaaaaagttctAAGTTCCTTTCTGGGttaaaaaataggaaagagaAACGGCATATGGAATCGGCACCTATTGAAAGTCATTTGAAGGTCCTTGACACAATTCGCTTACAAATGCAG ATATCTGAAGCTGCAGATGCTTTTATTAGGCGGAGATTGACACAGTTTGTGATGGGGAAAGTTTGCACTCAAATCGATGTTCCACAGTTGTCCTTGGTTCTCTTGACTGGTTTATTAAGATCTGATTTTCCAAGCGAGAAATCATACCTCCATTGGAAGAGCAGACAA gttaatatttttgaagaacTAGTTCGTTCTGATCATATGAAGGCTGAAAAAGAGATGATCGAGGAGTCacttgcaaaaataaaaaattcaaag GAATGGGATATGAAGATGTCCTCTTCACAACGGAGGGATGTTCTTTTAACTCTTCGACAAGTTGCTTTGGCATTCTCATCCATACCTGGGCGCTTTGGAATAGAGGGTGAAACATACTACTGGACCAGTGGTTATCATTTGAACATTAGACTCTATGAGAAACTGCTTTTCGGTCTATTTGATGTTTTGGAAGAAAGTCAGATTATAGAG GAAGCAGAAGAGATCTTGAAACTGGTCAAATTAACTTGGTCAATGTTGGGCATTACAGAGAGACTGCATCACACATTATTTGCTTGGGTGCTTTTTCAACAG TTTGTCACAACTGAAGAGGCAATACTATTGGACCATGCTATTCGCGAAGTGAAGCATGTTTTATCTGCTGACCTCAAGGATGACAAAGAAGTGTCCTACATGAGAAGCTTAACGTGCCCAACCGTTGGCATTGAGTGCGAAACTAGATTTGATTTGCTGCAGTccatatttttctcaattagtTTGTGGTGCAACAGTAAATTGCAGGATTATCATCTATATTTCAGTCAG AAATCTTCGTTCTTTGAGAGGGTGTTGACAATGGGGTTATCCACTGGGACTCAAGATTTTATTCCACAGAGAAATCCCCAG TCTACAGGATATTTCCTTCCTAATGATGTTGTTACTCAAAAGATAAGAGTATACATTGAGAAAACTCAATATGCTGCCTGCAGGAGG GCTATTGATTTTGCTACTGGCTCTATGAATGGTAAGATGCATCCTCTGGCTATTCTTGCAAGTGAACTCAAACAAATTGCAGAGAAGGATCTATCCATATTCAGCCCCATCTTGCGTCGTTGGTATCCTGGATGTGCCATGATCTCAGCCAAGATGTTACACCAACTTTATGGTGAAAGACTG AAACCCTTTATGAAGGATATTACAAGCATCACTGAGGATGTCAGGAAAGTGCTTCCCGCAGCTTATGGTCTTGAGTGTTACCTTATTGAACTCTATTCTTCAGCTTGTGAAGAAAACAATTCACACCATAGCAGAGGATTTGAGCGTTATCAG ATTGCTGAAATTTCAAAGCCTTTCATTCTGGATTGGGTAGTTGCACAATATGAAAGAATTCTGGAATGGACTGGGCGTGCTTTTGATCTTGAG GACTGGGAACCTCTATCAGCTCAGCAAAAGCATGCAGCTTCAGCAGTTGAAGTGTTTAGAATCATAGAGGAT ACAGTAGATCAATTTTTTCAGTGGAGCCTCCCAATGGACATAACTCATTTACAAGCTCTATTATCGATAATTTTCCACAGCCTGGATACTTATTTGTCGAATGTAATTAGCCAATTAG TTGAGAAGCAAAAGTTGTACCCTTCTACTCCTCCACTGACTCGCTACAAGGAAGCAACATTTCCTATTATCAAGAGAAAGGTGGCTGAGAGTTCAATTATTGATcatgaaatatataaagagTTGGATGAGCTGACTTCTTCCAAGCTATGTATCAGATTAAATACTTATCGA TATATTCAAAAACAAGTTGCGATACTTGAAGAAGGCATTAGGAAGTCGTGGGAATCTGTCGCATCAAACAGAAAAGACAGATATT CAACAGAGAGAACTCCTGGAACTTTGGAGCCAACAGATTTAAATGGTGAATCAGTTTCTGAGCTTTTTGTTGCCACTTTGGATTGCATCAGGGATTCTGCAGCTCAGGGTATTCAGAAGACTAGCGAATTTTTAG GTGCCAAAGTTGTATTCTGGGATATGAGAGATTCATTCTTGTCTTATCTATATTATGGGGGCGTCGAAGGAAACCGCATAGAAGCTGTACTGCCTCAATTTGATAAA GTCCTGAATGATGTATGCAGTGTGATTGACGATACAATCAGGGACCTTGTAGTGTCAAACATTTGGAAGGCATCATTG GAAGGTTTTATGTGGGTTTTACTTGATGGAGGCCCTTCACGTGCATTTTCTGATTCTGATACTGTATTGATTGAAGAAGACTTTAATATGCTAAAG GAGTTGTTTATTGCTGATGGAGAAGGCCTCCCTCGTTCATTGGTTGAAGAGGAAGCAAAATTTTATCGTCAAGTTCTTAGCCTGTTTTCCCTTCAG ACTCAATCCTTGATCAAGATGCTAATATCATCCAGTCAAAACATGTCAGCCGGTGTGAATAGTTATAAAAAGGGTCAAAGATATGTTGGGGATACTCATACTTTGCTTCGAGTATTGTGCCACAAGAAGGATAAGGAAGCTTCAAAGTTCCTGAAAAAGCATTATCGGTTTCCTGCCTCTTCTG AATATGATGAGACTGCAGTGGAGAGTTCCAGTTTCGGTTCCCCTTTTGTTGCAGACATCTTGAAACGCGGTGCCTCCTTCAGTTGGTCTGAGAAAAGCCATAGCAGCTTCAGGTCCATAACGAAGAGATTTCAACAAGTGTCGTGGAAATAA